Proteins from one Triticum aestivum cultivar Chinese Spring chromosome 7A, IWGSC CS RefSeq v2.1, whole genome shotgun sequence genomic window:
- the LOC123152660 gene encoding uncharacterized protein — MRAVFLSLVGVPLSTGPFLSRYCGGGGSDDAGGTTRRRWLPPSRVEYFPFPLSCGSDLEATWALQRSGASSAATTDFSDAPLHNWRSSRRQMRIEILPRNLRAEDVCKGLGRRGNAAQARKWQFGFVVTTGLELDLFQLQPGRVL; from the exons ATGCGAGCAGTTTTCTTATCACTCGTCGGCGTTCCTCTATCCACCGGACCCTTCCTATCTCGCTATTGCGGAggcggcggcagcgacgacgccggAGGGACGACCAGGAGGCGATGGCTACCTCCCTCGCGTGTGGAGTATTTCCCTTTCCCTCTCTCATGTGGAAGCGATTTGGAGGCGACGTGGGCGCTGCAAAGGTCCGGCGCAAGCTCGGCTGCGACAACGGACTTCTCCGACGCCCCTCTCCACAATTGGCGGTCCTCTCGCCG GCAAATGAGGATTGAAATTCTGCCAAGAAATCTCAGAGCAGAAGATGTTTGCAAGGGACTTGGGAGACGAGGCAATGCTGCGCAGGCGAGAAAATGGCAA TTTGGATTCGTGGTTACCACCGGTCTCGAGTTAGATTTATTTCAATTGCAACCAG GCAGAGTGTTGTGA
- the LOC123152659 gene encoding uncharacterized protein translates to METVGWSYELAHSIILKNMRAVFLSLIGVPLSIGPFLSRHCGGGSSDDAGGTTKRRWLPLSCVEYFPFPLSRGSDLEATWALQRSGASSAATTDFSDAPLHNWRSSRRQMRIEILPRNLRAEDVCKGLGRRGNAAQARKWQFGEIRGYQQSRVRFISIATRQSVVNLNLGVHDLTSF, encoded by the exons ATGGAAACTGTTGGATGGTCCTATGAGCTAGCCCACTCCATCATACTAAAAAACATGCGAGCAGTTTTCTTATCACTCATCGGCGTTCCTCTCTCCATCGGACCCTTCCTATCTCGCCATTGCGGAGGCGGCAGCAGCGACGACGCCGGAGGGACGACCAAGAGGCGATGGCTACCTCTCTCGTGTGTGGAGTATTTCCCTTTCCCTCTCTCACGCGGCAGCGATTTGGAGGCGACGTGGGCGCTGCAAAGGTCCGGCGCAAGCTCGGCTGCGACAACGGACTTCTCCGACGCCCCTCTCCACAATTGGCGGTCCTCCCGCCG GCAAATGAGGATTGAAATTCTGCCAAGAAATCTTAGAGCAGAAGATGTTTGCAAGGGACTTGGAAGACGAGGGAATGCTGCGCAGGCGAGAAAATGGCAA TTTGGAGAAATTCGTGGTTACCAGCAGTCTCGAGTTAGATTTATTTCAATTGCAACCAG GCAGAGTGTTGTGAATTTGAATTTGGGTGTGCATGATCTTACTAGCTTCTAA
- the LOC123146955 gene encoding uncharacterized protein, with product MEGLDVDDIFHHYRLSPTEVDAVTYYLPRLLSGETLHAVDKLIHRVEISGCEPKDLAARYAPVPQAVSSGDRFFFTTCKSKNGSKLQSVRGAGGGTWTIQKTTEICHAGVKVGEVKNLSFKKKGKSTGWVMEEYRCLLPEATVSDGVKVFCKMHLTQHAPDAARQESEAYKLQQQQPEAVTPSTHAQKRPAPAAAADPHPPRPKKRMRGAVPVPAPATPSFMMYDEAARAMHGPLAHTNFPVQYAQASCESTTTSSRSDVAQAPEISSQSDVLESTQSQEAGSSIARSTTEKDVFEPLGPISDLPDWEEYGFDLEELMRMMEDDPIEVEPITGANSRVEMGQQEPLYLDALDQGVLQSDYPAFHDADKEKRYNAASDLDAPSLQGQDHLFKPRPCSFDPFEEAWKAEEALEKEKRCNAAANLHAGGHSNFFSPASVY from the exons ATGGAGGGGCTCGACGTCGACGACATCTTCCACCACTACCGGCTGAGCCCTACGGAAGTGGACGCCGTCACCTACTACCTGCCACGCCTCCTCTCCGGCGAGACGCTGCATGCCGTCGACAAGCTCATCCACCGCGTCGAAATCTCCGGCTGCGAGCCCAAGGATCTGGCCGCCCGGTACGCGCCCGTGCCGCAGGCCGTGAGCAGCGGCGACCGGTTCTTCTTTACCACGTGCAAGAGCAAGAACGGGAGCAAGCTCCAGAGCGtgcgcggcgccggcggcggcacaTGGACCATACAGAAGACCACGGAGATTTGCCACGCGGGAGTCAAGGTCGGCGAGGTCAAGAACCTGtccttcaagaagaagggcaagtccacGGGCTGGGTCATGGAGGAATACCGGTGCCTGCTGCCGGAGGCCACCGTCTCCGACGGGGTGAAGGTGTTCTGCAAGATGCACTTGACTCAGCATGCTCCTGACGCGGCCCGCCAGGAATCGGAAGCATACAAGCTTCAGCAACAGCAACCAGAGGCCGTGACCCCGAGCACGCACGCGCAGAAGAGGCCAGCGCCGGCTGCCGCCGCCGATCCTCATCCTCCGCGCCCCAAGAAGAGGATGCGCGGTGCTGTCCCCGTCCCGGCACCTGCCACACCGTCGTTC ATGATGTATGATGAGGCAGCCAGAGCAATGCATGGCCCGCTGGCTCACACCAACTTCCCTGTTCAGTATGCACAAGCATCATGCGAGTCCACTACAACATCCAGCCGCTCCGACGTTGCTCAAGCTCCTGAGATTTCCTCCCAGTCAGATGTGCTGGAGTCCACCCAATCACAAGAGGCTGGCTCAAGCATTGCAAGGAGCACAACTGAAAAGGATGTCTTTGAGCCATTGGGGCCTATTTCCGATTTGCCGGATTGGGAGGAATATGGTTTTGATCTTGAAGAACTAATGAGAATGATGGAAGACGATCCAATTGAAGTTGAGCCAATCACTGGAGCCAACTCTCGCGTGGAGATGGGCCAACAGGAACCTCTGTACCTGGATGCCTTGGACCAAGGCGTGCTGCAGTCCGATTACCCTGCCTTCCATGATGCTGACAAGGAGAAGAGGTACAATGCCGCGTCGGATCTTGACGCTCCATCGCTTCAGGGACAGGACCACTTGTTCAAACCGCGGCCGTGCTCCTTCGATCCATTTGAAGAAGCGTGGAAGGCCGAAGAGGCGCTCGAGAAGGAGAAGAGGTGCAATGCCGCGGCCAATCTTCATGCTGGAGGGCATAGCAACTTCTTCTCGCCTGCAAGCGTCTACTAA